A window from bacterium encodes these proteins:
- a CDS encoding IS1380 family transposase, with amino-acid sequence MKPDSTAQTVTFPDLISKPVVAAFDQEHSSSDGGALLLKAIDEKRGLSEQLAECLRDGRQAGKVLHDLPELVQQRMFAIALGYPDGNDANELAADPIHKMLIGRNPGHGDRLASQATVSRFENAPGMV; translated from the coding sequence CGGATTCTACCGCACAGACTGTCACCTTTCCCGACTTGATCTCGAAGCCCGTCGTGGCGGCCTTCGACCAGGAGCACAGCAGCTCCGACGGCGGAGCCTTGTTGCTGAAGGCCATCGACGAGAAGCGGGGGCTGAGCGAGCAATTGGCGGAGTGCCTGCGCGATGGCCGACAAGCGGGCAAGGTCCTTCACGATCTCCCCGAACTCGTTCAGCAGCGAATGTTTGCGATCGCGCTGGGATATCCCGATGGGAACGACGCGAATGAACTCGCCGCCGATCCGATCCACAAGATGCTCATCGGCCGGAATCCCGGGCACGGGGACCGGCTGGCCTCGCAGGCGACGGTCTCGCGTTTCGAGAACGCACCGGGGATGGTGT